The window gggtacaaaGCAAATGCACATTGTTGATACAACGAATGGAGGATTATGCACTCCTTGCATAAACCAGTCATATGtgtgctcgtggagtggagagaatgacaatcagggcttcagagaagacatgaattatgtCAATAATTTTGGAGGTCAGAGGTAAGGTGGGCAACAATGGGGACTAGCACCAAACCAGCAGTACAGACGCAACCTGCCACAACACAACCCCAATTCTAGAGGTGCACGACCACaaggtcaagttgtgccttatcaaaggcagcAGGGCTATAATCAGCAGCACCAGCAACAATTAGCctaccaaccacctcatcaacaaCAGGACAACAATATGGTAGAAGTCAGAGGTATGCTGCAACAACTCTTTGGAACAAATGgtaagatgcaagaaaagttagcagcacatgattcagtaatcaaaggcattgaaactcaaCTGGGACAGCTGTCTATGGCCTTGAACAATCACCCCCAAGGAACATTGCCTGCAGATACAAATATTAACCCAAAGGAACAAAACCCAAATAAGCTAATGGCAGTGAGTCTCAAGAATGGAAGAGATTTAGACAGAGAGCAAGAAGTTGCTCAATTTAGGAGAGAGACTACGCCAACTACTCCAGTTACATTAGAGGCAGATGAGTCAGCAGAGCTCACCGAGGTTGTAATTGAACAAGCACAAGTTGACAAGGGTAAGGAGAAGGACGGTGAACAAGTCTCAGAATAGGTGgaacctcttgtgccagaagcttccaacaaagaaaagacatCAAGTAATGGACAGAGATTGATTCATGCACCATTCCCTCAGAGATTGGCAAAACAAAATaaagatgatcaatacaggaaattcatggaaatgcttcgacagattcaattgaatattccactgatggatgctttgagggaaatgccagggtatgcaaaaatgatgaaggacctgATGTCGCGGAAATTTGACTTCCAGGACCTGTCCACTGTAACTCTGACATAGACCTGCAACGCGGTAGTGACAAGACATATGGCCCAAAAGGTGTCTGATCTAGGTAGCTTCACTATCCTATGCACTATTGGGAGTTATGTtgttgctaaagcattgtgtgacttgggagccagcataaacttgatgcccttggcaatCTATACGAAACTGGGCATTGGCAGAGCTAGACCGACCTCAATGTTGCTACAACTAGCTGATCGCACAGTCAAAAGACAGACAGGAATTCTTGAtgatatgcttgtgcaagtggggaaatttgtatttcctgcagactttgttattcttgattgtcaggtggatgaagagatacccatcattctgggaaggccattcttagccactgggagagcattaattgattgtgagactggagagttgaaaatgaggttgaacaatgaagaaataatattcaacgttCAGCAATCCATGAGAACACCAGTGAATTTACAAACTGCTCACTAGTGGAGGCCGTAGATGTGATACAGCAAGAAGAGGATGAGACCCTTAATGTCAAGGATCCACTAGAAGCCTacttgatgaatttggaagagatggacAGTGAAGGGTTGGCAGAGTAGGTCATGGCTCTCGAAGGTCAAGGATTCTGGAAAAGGGAACCTCAGTTCGAGCCCCTACGCTTAGAAGAGAGAGCAACACCACCTGCAAAaccatcaatagaggagccaccacagcTGGACCTGAAACTACTTCCAGCCCACCTCAGGTACGCTTTCTTGGGGCCTAATTCTACTTTGCTTGTTATTATATCATTTGGTTTGCTAGCTGTGCAGGTAGAGAAACTATTGAAGGTATTACAAGAATGTAAGACTGCCATTGGTTGGACCATGGTAGACATAAAGGGTATCAGCccagccttttgcatgcacaagattattctagaagaggggcacaaaccttccagggaACATCAACAACGTCTGAACCCAAATATGAAGGAAGTAgtaaagaaggaagtgatcaagtggctggATGCGGGTATCATCTTCCCCATTTCTGACAGCCACTGGGTCAGTCCTGTCCAATGTATGCCGAAAAAGGGAGGAATGACGGTCGTACAAAATGAGAATAACgagttgatctcgactcgtacAGTCACGGGGTTGCCGATTTGCATGGACTATCGGAAACTGAATATAGCCACTCGAAAGGACCATTTCCCATtgcctttcattgaccaaatgttggataggttagcTGGGCGATCCCACTTCTgtttcttggatggatattcgAGGTATAACCAGATCTCAATAGCCCCGGATGACAGAGAGAAAACATCTTTCACTTGTCCATATAGCATCTATGCCTTTCGGATAATGCCCTTTGGACTTTGCAATGCACCGGCTACATTCCAGCGGtgcatgttagccattttcaccGACATGGTAGAGGATATTATggaggtgtttatggatgatttctccatggtgggggattcattcgaagattgtc is drawn from Nicotiana tomentosiformis chromosome 12, ASM39032v3, whole genome shotgun sequence and contains these coding sequences:
- the LOC138903300 gene encoding uncharacterized protein, with the translated sequence MAQKVSDLGSFTILCTIGSYVVAKALCDLGASINLMPLAIYTKLGIGRARPTSMLLQLADRTVKRQTGILDDMLVQVGKFVFPADFVILDSIHENTSEFTNCSLVEAVDVIQQEEDETLNVKDPLEAYLMNLEEMDSEGLAE